A region of Lycium barbarum isolate Lr01 chromosome 1, ASM1917538v2, whole genome shotgun sequence DNA encodes the following proteins:
- the LOC132636059 gene encoding uncharacterized protein LOC132636059 isoform X2, with amino-acid sequence MNGVPWQCLINEGMHAGNRSVVLVNKAFVRAQQEVDDLMAQICDDLKTELAETVDANDTLKAELESATQMQNVLEEARDVLVAKLAQAEADLEESLKSVEVAEAHTTITAEYEKWKSRRITLEQAEHGFADLPALILEVKRVEEEAKGALGADSDDSERTVSEHSGSSHTR; translated from the exons atgaacggagtcccttggcagtgcctcattaacgagggtatgcacgcgggcaatcga agtgtggtgcttgtcaacaAAGCCTttgtccgtgctcagcaagaggtggacgatcttaTGGCCCAGATATGTGATGATCTAAAAACCGAGCTCGCGGAGACGGTCGATGCTAATGAtactctcaaggccgagctcgagtcggccactcaaatgcaaaatgtcctcgaagaggctcgggatgttctggtggcaaagctagcccaggccgaggccgatttggaagaatcTCTAAAAAGCGTGGAGGtcgccgaggctcatactactaTTACCGCTGAGTAtgaaaagtggaagtctcggaggatcactcttgagcaagccgagcatggctttgcggatcttccggccctgatactcgaggttaaaagagtcgaggaagaggctaagggtgccctcggggctgactccgatgactccgagcggacagtgtccgagcactccggatccagccataccagATAG